From the Arctopsyche grandis isolate Sample6627 chromosome 2, ASM5162203v2, whole genome shotgun sequence genome, the window CATATTGCCTTCTAGTTGTTTTTCATCAGCCATTCTTTTACCACTAACAGAAGTAGCAGAGTTGGAAATAGGTGTCAAACAATCAGAATTTAATGATGTCGGCTTCCTACTCTTGTTGCAATCATGTGACTCAACTAAACGTTGCCCGTTTGATTTATTCAATTCAACATTCGGAAGTATGCATGTTATAGACATATTACCATCTGGTTGTTTTGCATCAAAGACAACAGTTCTCCttctattattagtattattatctTCAAagacaaaattttctttattcaaTAGCTCCATTTCTAATGTCGGTATACAAGATGTCATAGACATATTACCATCCGGTGCTCTTGAATCAAAAACTATAGTTCTTCTTCTATTTTTGATGTTATCGTCTTGAACGACAACATTTTCTTTATGTAATACTTCTATATCTGAATTAGGTATACTACATGTTATCGACATGTTACCATCTGgtgtatttgaatcaaaaattaCAGTTTGTCTCCTGTTTTTAGTGTTGTCGTCCCGAATGGCAAAATTTTCCTTATTCAATACTTCCATATCTAAATTTGGTATACCACATGTTATAGACATATTTCCGTCTAGTTCCTCCGAACCAAAGACTATAGTTCTTCTTTTATCTTTGCTACAGCTATCAGGATTAGCTACAGTAGCCGGAGCTACACATGTCATGGACATATTACAATCTACATCTTCCGGATTGAAAACTATTGTGGTCcttcttttatttttggaaCGAATTTCAAGATCTGCATCAGTTGGTCTAGAAGCAGACGTCGTGCACGTCATAGACATATTTATCTTTGTTTCTTTTGAATGTATCGGCTCTGTTTGTATTCTATCTTTAATAGGATTTTTGGTGTCatctaaattaaattcaattgaattgtGAGAATTTTCCAGAATGTTTTGAACATGATAATGATCGTcagaatttttcttttgtttatctTCGATATCATGTATCATTTGCGAAATTGCTGTCATTATAGATATGTCACATTTAGAAGATCTTCCCGCATTATTTACATTATGACTTGGAACTGTAGAGGTCCTCTTTATTTTTGGCACATCGTTTCTTGCATTTTTGTTTTGcttacattctacatatatcgTTGATCATTTGCGAGAGCGCGGAAGTTATTGATAGATCGCAGCTCTTTTGCATTACGTTTCGAGTCGATGCAATGCTGTTTTCATTCGAGCTGTTTTCATAGTCTTGTTGGATATCGTTTCTAGCGTAACGATCGTTGTAAGCATTCATGTCGTTTTCAACATCGTTGAATTCCTTCGTGTACATcggaatttgtatattttctttatCGTGCATCCATGTTTCTTTTTTATCTCTTACATCGGGATAAACAAAAGTATTCGCCACGATGGGTTTTTGCTTTGTGGATTCATTCGTCATGATTTGAACGGGGATTGAAATAGTTTGCGTGATGGACATGTCGCTGTCGTCGCACACGTCACTTTTAGGCGACTGTTTAGTTACAAGTTTCTCCAATTTATTCTCTCCATCCGTCAAATTGAACGGAgcatctttttttatttgaaaattgatgAGAGCCTCGGTACGGTCGGATAGGAAAGGATTCGTTATGTTGAAACAAGACGCATCGGGAACATTTTCGCTGTTGATTTTCGTCAGACTGTTTATCATAGCGCTGATGTTCACGCACCGATCATCGTCTTCCATATCCTCAGCGGCATTTTGCTCGCCTTGAGACACTCTCTGTTGATTGATGGATGCTTCCAGCTTTTGAATGAGAGATTCGGCTACATCACTAGTTTCGGAAACATCCGGCTTGTTTGGTTCTTCGTAAAAATTGTGCCATATTGTATTTCCATGATCGGTCATTGTGAAGAGCCtgtgaattgaaatattttaaataaattaaatttgttgaccagtgaattttaaatttaaaaaaaaatacaagaacaCGGCAACTTGAAAGACTTTTGTGACCTCGATGATGCTTTATatgatgataatattttaatttgacatcGATTGGTGTCAttgtattacaattttatttaattggccCCATCCATTGTTGTGAAATGAcccggtttataaaattgatcCAACTCTTGCAGTTGTGCCTTGCTTTTTCTAGTCCTTCAAAGCAGTAAAtagttatattaattatttacaggcatattatttttcttcaattgtgtatttgaatgtatgtatacagagcAACTATAAAGCAACCATGTAAAGCCAAGTAAAGTGTGCCGAGCTTGGGTTGAACTTTTTAAACatcatgaaaattaatttattaactaCACGATaccttcaaaatttatttattattttttatatattttcggtttatttataaaataatcttaCGCGACTCCTTTTTTACTCGAAAAGCTGActcgtttatttttatcaaacgtAGTTCCATCATTCTCTGCATCATTTTGTTCCGCATCCAGATCCGATAGTGGATTTCTTGCTTTGGGTGGTTTTAAAATTGAAGAGCGCCGCCGCAATTTTTCTGGTTGCATTTTtctgaaatgaatttatttacatataaaaaaaagggaaaTCTCAATTTTTTAACAGGAATAGAATCTTAAACGAgatatggtcaaaaatataattttgttccGGCCAAACCGAACATTTGTTAAGCTAAATTTGAATAGGACAATCACACAATCGATCATTAATGGGTAATATTGATTGCTGAcgctttgtaatgataaatttgaataagaGTAACCCGTCAACAGAACTCGTTATTGAATGAATTCGTTATATTAATGATGAATAGAAGTAGACTTACGTAGAAAGCAGTCGCAACGGCCATTCAATGACAAGCGCAACCGCAACCGCAACCGTCGAATTCCAAACGTTTGAACCACACGGCTGCCAACGTGAACGTGACCGCGACCCATGTGTCAACTCAAAGTGTTCGACAAGAATTTTACcaatattaatggaaatatggCATGTTAAAATCGTTGATGCTCATCCACAATACTGATAGAGTGGTAGTTATTCTAGGAATTTAAGAAATATTAAACTCCTCGATAATTCGAAATATGAAATTCGAATAGGGAAAACGCTGCAGTTGTTGGCCATTTGATCTTTAGTACGCGGGACAGGtgtgttgaccgtgtcccggtCTAACAAAACACCGGTTGTGTTTGTAAAAGatatataacttgtataatgataacaatgcagtagttcgaatcaattcgctaaactcgacaaattttcgagtacaacgtgcagtaaggcaagggtgtatattatctccagacctatttaatatatgtatatggagagtatataatgcgtagagcactggatggttggaagggtggagtgtccattggtggaaaaaaactatccaatcttcggtatgcggatgacacaacgctcatagctaataatcatgaagaaatggccgaaatgatccgtcgtgttgagacagagagtaatgtgcttggacTCCATATAAAccaccccaaaacaaaaattatgataattgaccgtcaccaacagctgcaaaacaacaactcagctttaagcgGTATAGagctggttgataattttgtctatttggggtcactcatatctatcaACGGgggggcagcgaattggaaatacggcgccggattacattagcaaaatcggcaatgtcacaactaacgaagatttggaagaaaagagccattacaactgctgtcaaaatccgtctcgtgaagagtctcgtcttttctgtctgcctttatggagtcgagacgtggaccatgaaggcggcggcgGATAGacagagaatcgatgccttcgagatgtggtcctggagatggctactgcgcgtgccttagACCGACAAACTtagcacgaatgtgtctattcttgaagaattaaaaatcaaggatagactgtcaactATATTGCGGttgttcggccacattgcacgaagaggtgagaagagcctggagcggttggttgtggttggtaacgtcgaaggcagaagaagcagaggcagatcccccacatccccctggactgaccaagtatctgcagtgacgggcgcttccaaggtagcaagtcttcgcctggccgaattaagAACTCAATGGAAGaagctggttgaccggacatcatagtcacgatcctcagtgatgagggaaccgacagcaatatatataaCGGAAGGTATACCAAAGCtactcactttttaatttccttagagACGGACAGTGACGTTGGTAATGAATTGATATGGCAAGTAATAcgaaatttatagggaaaaagtgtcgattgttgcaaatttcacaatatatgtcaaaatatctacatatgcactatcgtattgctttgacctaaaaaatgtaccaaaaatgcattttctcaatattttgaatttcaaaatatgaactttgtacagacacagttgacgaattcggcttacgaaatgtgaaaaagtgcacgcaaacCATAtctacgaaacgatgcactgactcacaagcctagatctagggggtggcaaacagggcatttgccaaggggtggcggatttaaaggggcgacaaatattggcataaagtagaaatcttcagagttcctgtttcgcatccatatagtcttcttcttttagtgccttatccgttaccggaagtttgcaatcatgtttccaatgatgactttgttgactgctatctggaacacgggaagaagaaggtcgtcctggctgaaaaacctgaggcagtggttcaaccaaaataccgaAATACCAaaataccgaagattggatagtttttttccaccaatggacactccacccttccaaccatccagtgctctacgcattatatactctccatatatatattaaataggtctggagataatatacacccttgccttactgcacgttgtactcgaaaatttgtcaagtttagcgaattgattcgaactactgcattgttatcattatacaagttatatattatttttacaagatgtatggggactcccatgtccagtagaactttccacagatagtccctgttcacaaagtcaaaagttaagccagtttgtttaagtcttttacgttattttatcgtaacccaagttgaatcagagatgaaagacttacgatgttcattttgcggtgtttgatgttttctggcataccgaattatgagatctttaaaaattttccaagactcttctacatctaaattaggatttatttggaattctgcatctttttctctgattacattaccaaaattaattacatcatcattggtgagtttaattgctttattttgatgtcttttaataattttcaatttcagtcgaaatttagcaacaagtatggtcagatccgcaatctgcacctggatatgttttgacgttatgtatcgatgatttccatctagaatttatttatatatattccaCCTTTCTACCATACTCCacctttcgtaataaatatacttatatatatatatatacatataataatattatttattgtatttactttagatttagCGGTGTTCTTCTCAACCTGAAAGATGGGTATATGTACGAAGACCAGATTCGGATCCCAAGATTCAACTGTTGGTATTTATTCTGCAAAGGCCCCGCCGCCACCCAATACTGAAGATCTCCCTCACCCTCCACCACCTAGGCCTTGTTTTCAAATTAACCCCGCAACTCCCCCTGCTGCACAGTAGACATGGAGATATGGAGCTATATCTTCGAAGATACATTCTTCATCTTAATGATATATttgcacataaatataatttgcacgtaatctataattgggtcagatgtttttttgttatatttattctacatctgaggcctgttgatttttcaataaataaattcataagatttttcgaggctcaataaatttgtgagaaattttaaagatctattatttaattagaCCACCCACATTTTCCACTTTTCTCGACACATAtttacgtgcatatgtatgtagatatgtgcgTACATTCTCCCATATACGTAGATCATAGATATTCGGACAATGAATATATCCGGCAAATTCCAAGTTACGGTGAATCTTTTTCCATTAgtggaaatatacacatttatatacatatttatatatgtgcatataatccAGAATGttcatgcagttttcactgtatTTCGCAATATAGAACGAAGTTCTTTAAGCGCAATCGTTTAAGCGCCTTTGCCAGTCatcttctttaattttaaaagaggCACGTAcacgcaaaatatacatatttacgaaacgatgcaccgACTCACAAGTCTggatctagggggtggcaaactgggcatttgcccaggggtggcggatttaaaggggcgacaaatgtaagcataaagaagaaatcttcagacttcccgtttcgcatccatatagtagTCTTCTTCTTTCAGTGGCTTATTCGTTACCGAacgtttgcaatcatgtttccaatgatgactttgttggctgcaatggtattttggttgaaccactgcctcaggtttttcagatAGGACGTTCTTCTTCTTCCCGGGCCTCTCCTTTCGCACATATTTCCTGGGATGATGAGATGCAAGGGTTGATATGTTTCGGGGAGTCGCATTGCGTGACTAAAGTATTCGAGTTTTCGAATCTCGATGCTCTTggcgatttcttttgttttcttcattcgagacaaaacacacTCATTTGTAACCTTTTATGTTCAGCTTATCTGTAGCATTATTCTGTATACCCATATTTCAACTGTTTCTATgttttcataa encodes:
- the LOC143922508 gene encoding uncharacterized protein LOC143922508; translated protein: MQPEKLRRRSSILKPPKARNPLSDLDAEQNDAENDGTTFDKNKRVSFSSKKGVALFTMTDHGNTIWHNFYEEPNKPDVSETSDVAESLIQKLEASINQQRVSQGEQNAAEDMEDDDRCVNISAMINSLTKINSENVPDASCFNITNPFLSDRTEALINFQIKKDAPFNLTDGENKLEKLVTKQSPKSDVCDDSDMSITQTISIPVQIMTNESTKQKPIVANTFVYPDVRDKKETWMHDKENIQIPMYTKEFNDVENDMNAYNDRYARNDIQQDYENSSNENSIASTRNVMQKSCDLSITSALSQMINDICRM